A single region of the Halobacterium wangiae genome encodes:
- the metX gene encoding homoserine O-acetyltransferase MetX — MPSTSIGRFEFDCGQAVEDLTVAYETYGEFTGENAVLVCHALTGSQHVRGGEGGQGRGWWHDVVGPGKAIDTNHYFVVCANVPGSCYGTDGPSSEGPDGEPWGTDFPPVTVGDWTRSQRRLLDELGVGRLHAVLGGSVGGMNALDWARRYPDDVRRVAAIAAAPRLDAQCLGLNAVARRAIRGDPNWNGGDYYDSDPPDGGLAMARQLGHLMYLSKDSMAQKFGRRTAGREAGSDPFPTDEAAEFFPYRDVESYLDYQAETFTDRFDANSYLYLTRAMDDYELAEGYDSDASAVGAFTGEALLMSFTGDWHFTVEQSEGLAEAFRERDVPVAHHVVDSDHGHDAFLVEPESVGPPLKDFLAEGVAGASVTDTVEHDEDDRTRYAPVHNSLFSG, encoded by the coding sequence ATGCCGTCGACGAGCATCGGGCGCTTCGAGTTCGACTGCGGGCAGGCCGTCGAGGACCTCACCGTCGCCTACGAGACGTACGGCGAGTTCACCGGCGAGAACGCGGTGCTCGTCTGTCACGCGCTCACCGGCAGCCAGCACGTCCGTGGCGGCGAGGGCGGGCAGGGCCGGGGCTGGTGGCACGACGTCGTCGGCCCCGGGAAGGCCATCGACACGAACCACTACTTCGTCGTCTGCGCGAACGTCCCTGGGTCGTGTTACGGGACCGACGGCCCGTCCAGCGAGGGGCCGGACGGGGAACCGTGGGGCACCGACTTCCCGCCGGTCACCGTCGGCGACTGGACGCGCAGCCAGCGCCGCCTGCTCGACGAACTCGGCGTCGGACGCCTCCACGCCGTCCTCGGCGGGAGCGTCGGCGGGATGAACGCCCTCGACTGGGCGCGACGCTACCCCGACGACGTCCGTCGCGTCGCCGCCATCGCCGCCGCGCCGCGCCTCGACGCCCAGTGTCTGGGCCTGAACGCCGTCGCGCGCCGCGCCATCCGCGGCGACCCGAACTGGAACGGCGGCGACTACTACGACAGCGACCCGCCGGACGGCGGCCTCGCGATGGCCCGCCAGCTCGGCCACCTGATGTACCTCTCGAAGGACTCGATGGCCCAGAAGTTCGGCCGCCGGACCGCGGGCCGGGAGGCCGGCAGCGACCCGTTCCCCACGGACGAGGCGGCCGAGTTCTTCCCCTACCGCGACGTCGAGTCCTACCTCGACTACCAGGCCGAGACGTTCACGGACCGCTTCGACGCCAACAGCTACCTCTACCTCACGCGGGCGATGGACGACTACGAACTCGCCGAGGGGTACGACTCCGACGCCAGCGCCGTCGGCGCGTTCACCGGCGAGGCGCTCCTCATGTCGTTCACGGGCGACTGGCACTTCACCGTCGAACAGAGCGAGGGGCTCGCCGAGGCGTTCCGCGAGCGCGACGTCCCCGTCGCCCACCACGTCGTCGACTCCGACCACGGCCACGACGCGTTCCTCGTCGAACCCGAGTCCGTCGGCCCGCCGCTGAAGGACTTCCTCGCCGAGGGCGTCGCCGGCGCCTCGGTCACGGACACCGTCGAACACGACGAGGACGACCGCACGCGGTACGCGCCCGTCCACAACAGCCTGTTCTCGGGTTGA